In Polyangiaceae bacterium, the genomic window TCGGTGGCCCAGAGGTCGCGCACCTCGGGATCGGCGACCAGCTTCTCGAGCTCGTCCGCCGCCTTGTCCACCTGCCCGGAGTACCAGTACGCGCGCCCCCGGATGGCGCCCGCGTCGGAGCTCTCGACACCAGCCAGCAGCTGCGTGGTGCGATCGTACTCGAGCCGAGCCAGAGAGATCCGCGCGGCCAGCACGCGCACGCTGGGCTCGTCCGGCAGCACGCGCAGCGCGTTGCCGACCGCGACCTCGGCGTCATCCACGTCCCCGACGCGGTAGCTGGCTTGGGCCCGGTCGAACCATTTCTTGGCCGACTCCGGCCACACCGGCTCGCTGCTCGTCACGGCGGGGCCGCACGCGACGGCGGAGAGGGCGAGCGCGATGGCGCTCGGGATCAGGACTCGTTTCACGGCTACCTCGGCGATGGCCCCCGGGGGCCTTGGCCGCGACGAGATAGCCCATCACCGGGCGTGGGTCGAGGCTCGACCGTCATGCTAAGCTCCACGCCGTGAGCTCCACAGGCAGCGGCCCAAGGCTACGACCCGGCACACGCCGCGACGTGCTGTCGCTGCCGGTACTGCTGCTCAATCGCTACTTTTCGCCGGTCAGCGTGACGCCGGCCCGGCGCGCCGTGGTGCTGCTCTTCGGCGGCTCGGCCCTGGCCCTGGACGACGACGGCGCGATGCACGATTTCACCCGCTGGCGCGCGCTCCCGGTGCGTTCCAGCGACGACGGCATCCCGATGGTCGGCGGGCAGCTCCGGGTTCCCCGAGTCCTTCACCTCACGCGCTACGACCGCGCGCCTCGGGTGATCGTGCGCCTGACCCGGCGCAACCTGATGCTCCGAGACGACCACCAGTGCCAGTACTGCGGGCGTCGCCCGCATGTGCGCGACCTGAACCTGGATCACGTGCTGCCCCGCTCGCGCGGGGGCGGGGACAGCTGGGAGAACCTGGTCGTGTCCTGCCGGCTCTGCAACCTGAAGAAGGGGCGCCGGACGCCCGAGGAGGCCGGGATGACGCTGCTCCGGCGCCCGCAGAAGCCGCGCTGGACCACACCCGCCCAGATCCTGATGGCCGAGCGCGAGCCCTTCAGCGAGTGGCAACCGTACCTGGCGACGGGCTGAGCGGCGGGGCTGGGCCGTCGGCCAGCGAGCGCCTATGATGCGCGCATGCTGTCCTGCACCAAGCTGAACGTCGCTGCCTCGCTCACGCTCGTGACCCTGATCTCGTTCGCGGGCTGCGCCGGTCAGAAGCCCGACGCCGCTGCGCCCTCCGCCGGGGCCGCCGGCGCCGGAGCGACCGAGCCCAAGAGCGACGAGCCCCGCGCGGGTGGCGAGGAGAAGAAGCCCGCCGAGCCGGCCGAGGGCGACGAGCCCGCGGCGGGCGACAAGGAGACGCGCACCACGGAGGTGATTCAGGCGCTGGTCCAGGAGAACCGCAAGCCGGTGCGCGAGTGCTACGAGAAGGCCAGGAAGCAGATCCCCGATCTGAAGGGCACGATGGTGATCCACTTCGTGCTCGATCCCGAGGGCAAGGTCAAAGAGGCCGTGCTCAACGTCGAGAAGAGCGAGGTCAAGTCGCCGGACATCGTCAACTGTGCCGTCGCCGTGATCAAGAAGATCAAGTTCCCACCCTCGTCGCGCGGGATGGAAACCACCATCAACTACCCGTACACCTTCAATCCCTGAGCAGAACGACCGCCGGCCGATGACCGACCCGCCCGCCAAGCGGAGCTACATGCCGTCCGTCGCTCCGGGCGGCGATCCGTACAGCGAGCTCCTGGCGCGCACGCGCGGCATGCGTCGCACGCAACGCGTGCAGCGCGACGCCTGGTTCAACGGGCTGCCGATCGAGAGCAAGGACGACGTCCTGTTCGAGCTGGAGGTTCTGCTCAAGGCCAGCGCCTGCTTCGTCAACCCGCGCAATCACCCGGGCAATCCCCGCCGCGCCCCGGTCGTCGCGCAGGACTTCCGCGAGGCGACCGTGCTCTTCCGCGACGGCATGCAGCACGCGCTCGGCCTGGTCCGGCATCTGCTCGGCAGCCGCGACCGCGCGCTGGTGTTCCACCGCTACCTGGAGACGGTGCTGCCGGAGGATCGGCTGCGCACGCAGCTGGCCGGTGAGGGCGCCGACCACGGCACGCCGGAGGAGAGCTTGGTCGCGCTGCGCCACGCGCTCTCGCGCTGGGTCGAGGTGCTGGAGGGCATCCTGCGCGGACCGCGGGTGCCTTACCGGCTCTACTACGCGGTGCTCTCGACCATCCAGCGCGAGGTGGGCTCGAACGCCTTCTTCAACCCGCTCTCCGCCCTGGAGTTCCGGCCGGAGTTCGACCGCATCAAGTCGCCCCACGTGCTCGACCTGATCCGCGCCGTGCCCGGCGACGAAGCGCACCGCCTGGTGGCGCTGACGTTCCTCTCGCTGTTCCGCCTGCTGCGCTACTTGCGCCTCTTGAGCCGCATCGCCAACGAGCCGGGCGGCCGCCGCCGGCGCATAGCGGGCCGCGCTTACCTGGTGCTGAGCGTGCTGCGCTCCGACGCCCGAGCTCTGGGCGATCACCTGCGCCGTCGAGCCGGCGGCCTGCTGGCCCAGAGCTTCGAGCGCGACCTCTTGCGGGTGAACGTGCGCGATCTCGCGACGCGTCGCGACGAGCTGCGCGCCAACGGCCACCGGCTGATCGGCATCAAATCCGCGCTGGAAGGCGTGGCCGGAAGCCTGCGCCTGGAAGCCCGCCGTGCCTTCCACCACGAGCTCCCGCCCGTCGGGCAGAACGTCGGCGAGGCGGAGCTCCGAGCCGCGCTCCACCGGGCCGCCAACGACATGCGACCGGCGCTCCGGAACGCCATCCTGTTCCTGGGCAAGGCCCTGGGCACCAGCCTGGACGAGACCGGCGTGTTCGACGACCACGCAGCGCGGCGCGAGACCAGCGATCGGCTGCGCCGCGACGTATGGATGTTCGCGCAGATCGTCCGCGCGTTCGCCGCCAAGGCCGAGCACACGCCGACCGACGATCGCTGGGCGTTCGTCCACAACTTCCAGTACGTGCGCGAGTTCCTCTCGTACTTCCGCACCATGGGCTACCCGCTTCTGCGCAGCGCCGACTACCCGCGCTTCGACTCGTTCATGCGCGCCATGGAGCGGCTCGAGGACACGGATCTGGTCGACCCCGCTCGGTTGGAGGCGGCCATCGACGAGTGCGTCGCCTTCCACAGCTTCTTGCTCCAGCTGTTCGACGACATCTCCAAGCGAGACGTGCTGGCGGGCGTGCCGTTCGATCGCCGAGCGGCCGCGGGGGCGCTGAAGCTCTACATCAGCGATTGAGACAAAACAGCTAGCGGGTAGACCGACCGGTAGTCTCCTACCGACCTGTCCACCCGCTAGCTGCTGCCGACGCGGCGCCCCCGAGCGCGCGATCGAGATCGCGGAACGGAGTCGCCTCCCGGCGGAAGGGTGCCACCACGCCGTCGTGGGGCATCGCCCTCCCTCTATTCGCGCGCCAGAGCCCCTTCTTGCGGTCGCCCCGGGCCACCCCTCTCGAGGCGGCCCCAGGGCTGGGCAGGCATCTGCCGCGCTACCGACGTGCCAATCAGGCCTTCTTGGCGGCCTTCTTGCGGCGCGCCTTGCGCTTCGCCGGCGCCTTGGCAGCAGCCTTCTTCGCCTTGCGCTTCGTGCGGCGCTTCGCGACCTTCGGTGCCTTCTTGGCGGCGGGCTTACGAGCGGACTTGGTACGGGTCTTCTTTGCGGCCATTTTCGATGCCTCCTACGAGCGTGGGGATAAAGGCAATGAAGCTCATCCCGAGGTATGTTGCACGACGTATATTGCCACCTATTGTGATGTGTCAACGAAAAAAGTTCAGCTTGCATTTCGCGGAACCCGGAAGCCTCCGCTGAAACGCATGCAAGAGCTGCAGACCGATCACCCTTTCAGTGCCCTTCAAGCGCCCTTCAAGCTCAGCGCAAACCCCGCGAAACTCTGACGAAAATCACGGCTTGACGCGCGTGCCGCGGGCACGCTACGGCTGTCCCCTTCCGGGCGCCGAGCCCCACCCTCAAGACCACGACCATGCGCATCCGAACCCTGTCAGTTTTTCTCGCCGCAACCCTCCCCGCGCTGCTCGTCGGCTGCGGCTACTCGCAAGAAGAGTGGGACCAGAAGGTCCGCGAGAACGAGAGCCTCCGCAACCAGCTGGCCGCGCAGCGCCAGGCGCACAAGAAGTGCGAGACCGACTACGCCGACTCCCTGCACGAGATCGAGGATCTCAAGAAGAAGCTCAAAGAGCGCGGCATCAACATCGACAACCTGAGCGCGAAGCTCGACGAGGAGCGCAAGGCCCTCGAGGAGTACCGCCGCCGCGCCGAGCAACTGGACCAGATCCGCAAGCGCTTCGACCTCCTGCGCAGCAAGCTCCAGAAGCTGACGCAGCTCGGGCTCAAGGTCGCGGTGCGGGACAACCGCATGGTCATTCAGCTCCCCGGCGACGTGCTCTTCGACTCCGGCAAGGACAAGCTGAAGAAGGACGGCGAGGACATCCTGAGGCAGGTCGCCGACGTCGTGAAGAACGACTCGGACCTGAAGAACCGCGAGTTCCAGGTCGCCGGCCACACCGACGCCAAGCCGCTCAAGGGCGGCGAGTTCAAGGACAACTGGGGCCTTTCGGCCATGCGCGCCCGCTCGGTGCTCATCTACCTGACCGGTGACGGCGGGCTCGACCCCAAGAACTGGAGCGCCGCCGGCTACGCCGACACGGATCCGGTGGCCGGCAACGACAGCGACGAAGGCCGCGGCAAGAACCGGCGCGTCGAGCTGGTGGTGCTGCCGAACGTCGAAGAGATGCTCAACCTGAACAGCCTGGCCCAATGAGCTAGGCCGAAATGCCCCGCGCCGCGGCGATCGACATCGGCACCAACACGGTGCTCCTGACGATCGCCGAGCGGCGAGCCGGGGCGATCGTCGCGTCCTGCGAGCGCGCGACCATCACCCGCCTCGGCGCCGGCGTCGATCGCACGCGCGCCATCTCCGACGAGGCGCGCGCCCGCACCGTCGCCTGCCTGGAGGAATACGCGGAGCTGATCGCTGCGCACGGCGTCGACTCCGTCGACGCCGTCGGCACGAGCGCGCTGCGCGACGTCGGCTCCGGCAGCGCTTTCCTCGACGACGCGGAGCGAGTGCTGGGTGTGCGACCGCGCGTCGTCACGGGCAGCGAGGAGGCGGAGCTGACCTTCGAGGGCTCGCTAAGCGGCCTCTCGCTCGAGGGCGACGTGCTGGTCTTCGACGTGGGCGGCGGCAGCACGGAGCTCGTGCTCGGCAACGCGGGCGCGGGTCGCGCGATCGCGAGCAGCGCGAGCCTCGACATCGGCAGCGTGCGCTTGTTCGAGCGCCACGTCGCCAGCGATCCGCCGACCTTCGACGAGCTGGAGCGGGCTCGCGCTGCGGTGCGTGAAGCGCTGGCTTCGTGCAGAAAGCCCGCACCGGGCTGCCAGCTCGTGGGCGTGGCAGGAACCGTGACGACGCTCGCGTGCCTGCGTTACGGAACCAGCGTGGCGCGCGCCGGAGAGGTACACGGCACCCGGCTCGCGTCGCACGACGTCGAGCGCTTGGCGAGAGAGCTCGCGAGCCTGTCGCTCGCCGCGCGCCTCGGCCTCGGCGGGCTCGATCCCGGACGCGCCGACGTCATCCCCGTCGGGGCCGCGCTGGTGAGCGAGATCTGCCGCTGGGCGGGCGCGAGCGAGCTGCTGGTGTCGGACCGCGGCGTGCGCTGGGGCTTGCTCGAGCGCCGCTTGGCCGGCTGAGGGATTTGCCTCGGGATCCAGCCGACTTGCGCGGACGCCCTACTCGGCCCAAGCTTCCTCACGCGCGCGGAGTCACAAATCGGCAGCAATTGATTGACAGAATAGTCCGAGCTGACTAGAGTGCCGCGCCTGGCGACCCCTAACCTCCGGTTGCCGTCAGTCGCCCGTAAGCATTGGAATGAATCACTTATCCGAACTGTTCGTTAGAGACCTCTGAGTGGGGTCGCGAAGCACGAACAGGCTCGGGTGACAGGCATACGAATCTGTTCAGCGTCGGGGCGCAGCGCACCACGTGCGCCCGGCTGGCTCGTCGGAGCCAGCGGTCTTTTCTGCCAAGGAGTACACATGCCCGCAAGTCCGGAAGTTGAGTTCAAGGTCGGCGACAAGGCGGTTTACCCCGCTCAAGGTGTCGCGGAAGTGATCAGCATCGACGAGAAGGACATCGCCGGCTCGCGGCAGCGTTTCTACGTGCTGCGCATCCTCGACACCGACCGCAAGATCATGGTCCCGGTGAGCAATGCGAACGCAGTGGGGCTGCGCCAGGTCATCAGCGAGCAGGAGATCCGTGAGATCTTCGACATCCTGAAGGAGCGCACCATCGGCTTCGACACGCAGACCTGGAACCGTCGCTACCGCGGCTTCATGGACAAGATCAAGACCGGCTCGATCTACGACGTGGCCGAGGTGCTGCGCGATCTGTACCGGCTGAAGGCGAACAAGCAACTCTCCTTCGGCGAGCGCCGCATGCTGGACACCGCGCGCACGCTGATCGTCAAGGAGATCGCCATCGCGCGCGCTCAGACCGAAGAGCAGGTCAAGAACGAGATCGAAGCGATCTTCTTCTCGAACTGAGCACCGCGAACCGCCACGGGACGCGCCGTCGGAAGACCGCGCGTCCCGAGGCGTTTTGTGCCGTCAGATCCCGGCGTCCTCGCGCTGCTGGATCGGCGGCACGGGCGGCATCTCGACCACCACTCGCCAGCCGCCGTCTTCGCGCACGCACTTCATTCGTTCGCGCTGCGTGTCCGGCGCCTCACCGGTGACGGTGACCACGGCCCAGTCGCCCTGGATTTCCGCCGTGTAGCGCCGCGGAGAGAAGCGCAGCGAGAAGCGCGACGGCGCCAGCATCTCCTCGGGCGCCACCTTGCGCCCGGAGAGCGCGCTGGCGCGCTTGGCGCGCTCCGCCAGGTTCTGCTTGCCCTCCGACCAGATCAGGTCGTAGGCGCCGCGGGCGCTGGTCGGGTTGCCGTGTACGCGCTGCATGCGTTCCACGAACTCCTGCACCACGCGCTCCGGGCGCGAGTCCGCCGACTCGCGCTCGCACGCCACCACGAGCACGGCGAGGGCGACGCCCCAGCGGCTCACGGCTTCGGCGCCCGCACGTTCATACCCATCGCTTCTCTCACGTCGGCCATGGTCTCGCGCGCGATCCCGCGCGCGCGCTCGGCGCCGGCCTCGAGCACGTCGAGCACGCGCTTCGGCGACCCGCGCAACTCGGCGGCGCGGGCCTGAATCGGCGCGAGCTCCGCGTTCATGCTCTCGGTCAGCCGCTTCTTGCACTCGCCGCAGCCCAGGGCTCCCGAGCGGCAGTCCGTGTCGATGCGCTTCACCTCGGCGGCCGCCGTGAGCGCGGTGTGCATGGTGAAGACGTTGCACACCTCCGGCCGACCCGGATCCCCCAGCTGCAGCTTCTGCTCGTCGGTGAAGGCGCGCTTGAGCTTCTTCTCCACGGTCTTCGCGTCGTCGAACAGGTCGATGGAGTTGCCGAGCGACTTGCTCATCTTGCGCTTGCCGTCGAGGCCCATGATGCGCGGCGTCTGGGTGAGCTTGGGCTTCGGCTCCGGGAAGACGTCGCCGAAGCGGGCGTTGAATTTCCGGCAAATCTCCCGGGAGAGCTCCAGGTGCTGCACCTGATCGTTGCCGACGGGCACGACCGTGGCGCGGTAGAGCAGGATGTCCGCCGCCATCAGCACCGGATAGGTGAAGAGGCCGGCGTTGACGTTCTGCTTGTACTGATCGCTCTTCTCCTTGAACTGCGTCATGCGGTGCAGGTCGCCCATCGGCGTGACCGTGGACAGGTACCAGGCGAGCTCCATGTGCTGCGGCACGTCGCTCTGCGCGAACACCGTGCAGTGCGCGGGATCGAGCCCGGCGGCCAGGTACGAGAGCGCAGTGCCGAAGATGCGCGTCGGCATCTCCTTCGGGTCGTACTCCGCCGTTGCGGCATGTGCGTCCACGACGCAGAAGAGCGCGTCGTAGGTACCTTCCTGACTGAGCGCCACCCAGTTCTTCAGCGCGCCCAGGTAGTTGCCGATGTGCAGCTCGCCGCTGCCGGTCGGCTGCATGCCCGAGAAGATGCGGGGCGTGGAGGTCATGATGGGAGGGCCGTCAGGTAGCCTCCCGCGCCGAGCGGGGCAAGTCGGAAGCGCGCTGAACTTGGCCGTCACCAGGCGCGCCTCGCTACGATTTCACTCGAGAATGAGCGGTCCAAGGCAGACGATTCGGCTGGAGTGGCCCGGCAAGGGCGCGCGCCGAACGACGCTCTCGGCGCGCCTGGAGGCGGCCCGCGGCGGCCACCCGGGCTGCATGCTGGTGCAGGGCGACAACCTGCTCGCGATGCGCGCGCTGTTCGAGCGCACGGGCCCGGCCTTCTCGCTGGTCTACCTGGATCCGCCGTTCTTCACCGGGCGGCAACACGCACGCGTGGATCGCCGCCGCGATCCCGAGACGGGCAACGTGATCCGCCTGCTGCGCCCGGCCTTCGACGACCGCTGGGAGGGGCTCTCCCACTACTTGAGCGAGCTGGGCGAGCGCATCGAAGCGGCGCGAGAGCTCCTGGCGCCGGACGGCTGCCTGATCGTGCACGTGGATCCGAAGACCAGTCACTACGCCAAGGTGATGTGCGACGAGGTGTTCGGCGCGGAGTGCTTCGCCAGCGAGATCGTCTGGCGCTATCGCCGCTGGCCTGCCAAGACCAAGAACTTCCAGCGCGTCCACGACGTGCTCTTGCGCTACGTGAAGGACGCGGGCGTCGAGCCGAAGTTCCGCCAGCTCTACGAGCCGCTGGCGGCGTCCACGCTGCAAACCTGGGGCGACAAGAAGCAGCGCGCCGTGGTCGGGAGCGACGGCCGGCGCCAGCGCTCGAGCCGCACCGAAGAGCAGACCCCAGGCACGCCGATGGGCGACGTCTGGGAGATCGGCATCGTCGCGCCCATCGCGAGGGAGCGCACCGGCTACCCGACGCAGAAGCCCGAGGCGCTCCTGGAGCGGCTGATCGAGGCCTGCACGGACCCGGGTGACCTCGTGCTCGATCCCTTCGCCGGCAGCGGCACCACGCTGGCCGTGAGCGCGCGGCTCGGCCGGCGCTCGGTCGGTATCGACGCCGGTGGCGAGGCCATCCGCGTGGCCCGCAGGCGGCTGCGTGCCCAGGGGCTCAGGCCCTTCGAGGAGCGCGTGGTGGTGGAGGCGCCGGGGCCCGCCAAGGCCGGCCGGCTCCGGCGACCGAGCGCGCTGGCGGGTTAGACTGCGGCGGCCGTGCCGTCCCGCTTCCATCTGCCGAGCGGCGCCCAGGTCGAGCTGGGCGTGGGGGAGCCCATCGAGCTCGACGGGCCCATCGGCGCCGAGCTCCGTGCCCTCCGCGTGCGGTTGAGCGTCCCCCTCGACGCGCTTCCGCTCGGTGACTTGCACGTGCTCCGGGCCATCGCGCGCAGGCTCGGTCTGGTGGACGAGCCCGAGCTGGCGATCCGTTGCAGCAACTGTCACGGGGAATTCAGGGTGAAGCCCTGCTCCACGCTGGAGCTCGGCCCGTTTCGCGATGCCGAGCTCGACGATCCGGAGGTGGACGCGGACTTCGACTTCTCCCGCACCCATTCCATTCCGGCAGTCCGGGACGACCGCGACGAATCGAGGGTGAGGCTCGCGCCGTGCAGCGTGGGGCAGGCGCGGGAGCTTCACCGCGCGCTCTCCAGGGACCGACCGCTCCGCGTCACCTCGCGAGTGGTGCGAGGGATGGGGATCGTCGAGCTCGACGGCGAGACCGACCCCAGGCGGATCGCTCGCCTGCTGGCGGCCGCCTCGGATGACTGCTTCGACGCCGTGGGCGCGTTGTTCGAGGACGCCCACTATCCGCCCCGTCTCGACGTGCCCCACGCTTGTCCGAGCTGCGGCCTCTCCGAGTGGCTCTCGGTCCCGCTCTCGCGCGAGCTCAGCCTGGAGCCGTCCGACGACGCGGCCCCGCCGCCTCCCCCGGACGACCGGAGCTTCATGGACCTGGACGAGTTCGAAGCCCTGGTCCGCGAGGAAGCGGCGTCGGCCTACGCCGACCTGGGCGTGAGGGAGATCGACCTGGCGGTGATCGAAGGACCGGCGGAGGTGGACGACGGCGGCGAGCCGCTGCTCGGCTGCTACCGGCCGCCGGACCCCGAGGGCCTGGTGCCGCGTCCCGCTGAAATCCGGCTATTTTACCGGACTTTTGCCAACATCGCGCACGACGAAGGCGCCTACGACGTGCGCGCGGAGGTGCGCGAGACCATTCGCCACGAGCTCGAGCACCACTTCGGGCACCTGTCCGGCGACGACCCGCTCGACGACGAGGAGCACGCCGAGATCCAGCGCGAGCACGCGCGACGCGTGGGTCAGCGCGAGCTCGAACGGCGAGCCGTGCGGAGCTTCTGGAGCGAGCTTCGGACCTTCTTCGCCCGCACTTGGCTGGTCTGGCTGATCGCGCTCTCGGTGACGCTGCTCGCCGTGCTGGCGGAGTCGCGCTAGGTTCGGGCCCGTGAAGAAGAAGGCCGAGCCGCCGCCTCCGCTGAACAAGCGCGGTAGCCCCGAGGCCATCGCCAAGCGACGCTCCGCGCGTGCCTTCAACGAGCTCCTGGATCCGAGCGGGGCGTCACGCCTCGACGGTCGAACGGAGCAGCGGCGGCGGCGCTTGCTCTCGGAGCTGGAGTCCGGCAAGACGCGCGGCTCGGGCAAACCGCTCAAGCCGGTTGACGTGCTCTCGCACGTCACGGAGCTGCTCGAGCTCGGCGAAAGCGTGACGACCATCCGCAAGGTGTGCCGCCCGCGTCCCGCGCCGGCGGCGGACGCGCGGCTGATCGAGCTGCTCGGCCGCCTGCACCGCGCCTACGGCTTTCCCAAGGAGGCCTACGCCTTCCTCGGCATCGGGGACGAGACCCTGCGCCGGGCCGGGGTGCTCGGCGCGCGTCCGGGGCGGCGCAGCGTCCCGCCGGAGGCCGAGGCCCCCGCATCTCGGCGGCGTCGCGCTGAAAGCTGAGCTCGGCTTGCCGGCACCCGGGCGCTCTTCTAGAACCGTCGTCGCCATGCGCCACCCGATCGCCCTGGCCCTCGCGCTGATCGCCAGCACGGCGGTCGCCCAGAGCCCACCCGCGCCCGCGGGCAAGTCGGACGTGGCGCTGACGGTCGGCGAGTCGAGCATGACCGTCGCGGAGATCGAGCGACGGCTGAGCAGCATCCCGCATTTCCAGCTGGCTCAGTTCGGCAAGACGCCGGCGGAAATCCGCAAGGGCTTCGTCGAGAAGGTGCTGGTGCCGGAGCTCCTGTACGTGGAGGAGGCGCGCCGGCGCAAGCTGGAGGCGGCGCCGGGGACGCGCGATCGGATCCGCGACGCCCTGCGGCAGGCCACCGAGATGGAGCTGCGTGAGGCGGCCAACAGCGTCAGCCCGGAAGAGATCAAGTCGTACTACGACGAGAACCGGCACCGCTTCAACACGCCCCGGCGCATCAAGCTGTGGCGCATCTTGGTGCGCGACGAAGCCTCCGCGAAGAAGATCCTCGGGGCCGTGAAGGGCAGCGAGCTCGAGGGCGCCAACCGCTGGAACAAGCACGCGCGGGACGACTCCATCGACAAGTCCACGAACATGCGCGACGGCGACCTCGGCTTCGTGAGCCCGGATGGCCAGACGGAGATGCCGCAGCTCCGGGTCGATCCCGCCTTGTTCACCGCCGCCGAGAAGGTGAAGGACGGCGAGCTGGTGCCGGAGCCGGTGAAGGAGGGCGACAACTGGGCGGTGGTCTGGCGCCGGGGCAGCCTGGAGGCCGTGAACCGCACGCTGGCGCAGGAAGCGCCGGCGATTCGCCAGATCCTCTCGCGCCAGAAGGTGTCGGGGCAGGTGACGGAGCTCGCCAAGAAGCTCCAGGCCGAGCAGGTCAAGAACGTGAGCCACGAGCTCCTGAGCTACGTGAACGTCGATCCGTCCGGCGACGTGGGGGCGCGGCAGCGCCCGGGAGTCATCCCTCGCCATCGCGCGCGGGCGCCCGGCGCGCCGCAGCGGGACGAGCGCGGCCTGCGCTGAGCCGCGCTACGCGGCGCAGCGGCGACCAGCGCGGCCTGCGCTGAGCCGCGCTACTTGTCCGGCAACGGGAAGCCGAGCTGCTTGAGCACGCCGCGCAGCACGCGCTCCTCGTCGCGGGCGCGCTGGTGGTAGACCAGGAAGCGCTGTGCGTTGCCGTCCTTGGCGGCCTCGGCGGCGCGCTCGTGGTTCTCGAGCACGAGCAGCAGGTGGGGGTGGGCCTGCGCGATCTCCTTGGGCACGGTCATGCCGCCGGCGGCCTTGACCCGCGCCTCCGCCATGGCGTGGATGACGCGCGCGAGCTCGCGATCGGAGAGCCGCGCGCGCAGGTACTCCGAGTCGTGGTTGGCCTGCCCGATCAAGAGCGAGAGCCGGTCGAGGTAGCTGCCAGCCAGCGCGGGCGACGCGACGAGCACCAAGCCCAGCGCCAAGCACGCAACCAACAGACCTCGGCGAGTGGTGGTCATGACTCCTTCCCTTCGATCTGGGCGCCCGCGTCCAGGGCGGCTCGTGCCGCGGCGAACTCCGCGGCGCGCTTGGAGCGCCCGCGACCGCGGCCGAGCTCCCGGCTGCCGACCCGCACGGCCACTTCGAACCAGCGATCGTGCGCGGGGCCGCCGCTGTCGGTGACGTCGTAGCGCGGGGTGTCCCCGCGCGCCGCCTGGACGCGCTCCTGAAGCTCGCTCTTCGGGTCGCGCGTGCTCCCCGCGTCGATGCCCTCGAGCTGCGGCTCGAGGATCTGCGCGCAAGCCGACCGGGCGGCCTCGAGCCCGGAGTCGAGGTAGGCCGCGGCGACCAGCGCCTCGACCGCGTCGGCCAGGACGTTGGTGCTGGTGCGCAGCCCGCTCGACTCTGCGCCGCGCCCGAGCAGGAGCGCCTCCGCAATGGCGTTGTCGCGCGCCCAGGCGGCCAGGGCATCTGCGTTGACCAAACGCGCTCTCAGGCGCGTCAGGGAGCCCTCGTCGGCCTCCGGGAAGCGCTCGTACAAGA contains:
- a CDS encoding HNH endonuclease — encoded protein: MLNRYFSPVSVTPARRAVVLLFGGSALALDDDGAMHDFTRWRALPVRSSDDGIPMVGGQLRVPRVLHLTRYDRAPRVIVRLTRRNLMLRDDHQCQYCGRRPHVRDLNLDHVLPRSRGGGDSWENLVVSCRLCNLKKGRRTPEEAGMTLLRRPQKPRWTTPAQILMAEREPFSEWQPYLATG
- a CDS encoding AgmX/PglI C-terminal domain-containing protein; the protein is MLSCTKLNVAASLTLVTLISFAGCAGQKPDAAAPSAGAAGAGATEPKSDEPRAGGEEKKPAEPAEGDEPAAGDKETRTTEVIQALVQENRKPVRECYEKARKQIPDLKGTMVIHFVLDPEGKVKEAVLNVEKSEVKSPDIVNCAVAVIKKIKFPPSSRGMETTINYPYTFNP
- a CDS encoding OmpA family protein, yielding MRIRTLSVFLAATLPALLVGCGYSQEEWDQKVRENESLRNQLAAQRQAHKKCETDYADSLHEIEDLKKKLKERGINIDNLSAKLDEERKALEEYRRRAEQLDQIRKRFDLLRSKLQKLTQLGLKVAVRDNRMVIQLPGDVLFDSGKDKLKKDGEDILRQVADVVKNDSDLKNREFQVAGHTDAKPLKGGEFKDNWGLSAMRARSVLIYLTGDGGLDPKNWSAAGYADTDPVAGNDSDEGRGKNRRVELVVLPNVEEMLNLNSLAQ
- a CDS encoding Ppx/GppA family phosphatase, with amino-acid sequence MPRAAAIDIGTNTVLLTIAERRAGAIVASCERATITRLGAGVDRTRAISDEARARTVACLEEYAELIAAHGVDSVDAVGTSALRDVGSGSAFLDDAERVLGVRPRVVTGSEEAELTFEGSLSGLSLEGDVLVFDVGGGSTELVLGNAGAGRAIASSASLDIGSVRLFERHVASDPPTFDELERARAAVREALASCRKPAPGCQLVGVAGTVTTLACLRYGTSVARAGEVHGTRLASHDVERLARELASLSLAARLGLGGLDPGRADVIPVGAALVSEICRWAGASELLVSDRGVRWGLLERRLAG
- a CDS encoding CarD family transcriptional regulator, which produces MPASPEVEFKVGDKAVYPAQGVAEVISIDEKDIAGSRQRFYVLRILDTDRKIMVPVSNANAVGLRQVISEQEIREIFDILKERTIGFDTQTWNRRYRGFMDKIKTGSIYDVAEVLRDLYRLKANKQLSFGERRMLDTARTLIVKEIAIARAQTEEQVKNEIEAIFFSN
- the trpS gene encoding tryptophan--tRNA ligase, whose translation is MTSTPRIFSGMQPTGSGELHIGNYLGALKNWVALSQEGTYDALFCVVDAHAATAEYDPKEMPTRIFGTALSYLAAGLDPAHCTVFAQSDVPQHMELAWYLSTVTPMGDLHRMTQFKEKSDQYKQNVNAGLFTYPVLMAADILLYRATVVPVGNDQVQHLELSREICRKFNARFGDVFPEPKPKLTQTPRIMGLDGKRKMSKSLGNSIDLFDDAKTVEKKLKRAFTDEQKLQLGDPGRPEVCNVFTMHTALTAAAEVKRIDTDCRSGALGCGECKKRLTESMNAELAPIQARAAELRGSPKRVLDVLEAGAERARGIARETMADVREAMGMNVRAPKP
- a CDS encoding site-specific DNA-methyltransferase, translating into MLVQGDNLLAMRALFERTGPAFSLVYLDPPFFTGRQHARVDRRRDPETGNVIRLLRPAFDDRWEGLSHYLSELGERIEAARELLAPDGCLIVHVDPKTSHYAKVMCDEVFGAECFASEIVWRYRRWPAKTKNFQRVHDVLLRYVKDAGVEPKFRQLYEPLAASTLQTWGDKKQRAVVGSDGRRQRSSRTEEQTPGTPMGDVWEIGIVAPIARERTGYPTQKPEALLERLIEACTDPGDLVLDPFAGSGTTLAVSARLGRRSVGIDAGGEAIRVARRRLRAQGLRPFEERVVVEAPGPAKAGRLRRPSALAG
- a CDS encoding metallopeptidase family protein, which codes for MPSRFHLPSGAQVELGVGEPIELDGPIGAELRALRVRLSVPLDALPLGDLHVLRAIARRLGLVDEPELAIRCSNCHGEFRVKPCSTLELGPFRDAELDDPEVDADFDFSRTHSIPAVRDDRDESRVRLAPCSVGQARELHRALSRDRPLRVTSRVVRGMGIVELDGETDPRRIARLLAAASDDCFDAVGALFEDAHYPPRLDVPHACPSCGLSEWLSVPLSRELSLEPSDDAAPPPPPDDRSFMDLDEFEALVREEAASAYADLGVREIDLAVIEGPAEVDDGGEPLLGCYRPPDPEGLVPRPAEIRLFYRTFANIAHDEGAYDVRAEVRETIRHELEHHFGHLSGDDPLDDEEHAEIQREHARRVGQRELERRAVRSFWSELRTFFARTWLVWLIALSVTLLAVLAESR
- a CDS encoding peptidyl-prolyl cis-trans isomerase produces the protein MRHPIALALALIASTAVAQSPPAPAGKSDVALTVGESSMTVAEIERRLSSIPHFQLAQFGKTPAEIRKGFVEKVLVPELLYVEEARRRKLEAAPGTRDRIRDALRQATEMELREAANSVSPEEIKSYYDENRHRFNTPRRIKLWRILVRDEASAKKILGAVKGSELEGANRWNKHARDDSIDKSTNMRDGDLGFVSPDGQTEMPQLRVDPALFTAAEKVKDGELVPEPVKEGDNWAVVWRRGSLEAVNRTLAQEAPAIRQILSRQKVSGQVTELAKKLQAEQVKNVSHELLSYVNVDPSGDVGARQRPGVIPRHRARAPGAPQRDERGLR